In the Setaria italica strain Yugu1 chromosome VI, Setaria_italica_v2.0, whole genome shotgun sequence genome, one interval contains:
- the LOC101765464 gene encoding protein indeterminate-domain 5, chloroplastic isoform X2 yields the protein MAASAHLFGLGDAQMQPRPPQQQAAPPPPAAPPAPKKKRNQPGNPNPDAEVIALSPKTLLATNRFVCEVCNKGFQREQNLQLHRRGHNLPWKLKQKNPKETRRRVYLCPEPTCVHHDPSRALGDLTGIKKHYCRKHGEKKWKCDKCNKRYAVQSDWKAHSKTCGTREYRCDCGTLFSRRDSFITHRAFCDALAQENARVPPIGAGMYGAGGMAFGLSGMAASQLQSFQDQAHSSATTAISGNPAAQFEHLMPTSTSFRGAQPASSSSSPFYLGGAEDGNQSQPGHTSLLHGKPAFHGLMQLPEQHGQPGSNGLLNLGFFSGASSGGQDARLVFPGQFNGAAGGNGRGDGGEHGNSSANTESAAIFSGNLMGNQMTGGGGGGFSSSLYNSAGTVAPPQMSATALLQKAAQMGATSSGGGGGSANSLLKGLGSGGALNGRAAGAAGFMAGESSSRSASQAENESQFRDLMNSLAASGSSGFPGLDDGKPSTRDFLGVGGGVVRSMGGAAGLPLRHGAAGIGMGSLDPEMK from the exons ATGGCGGCGTCTGCCCACCTGTTCGGACTCGGCGACGCGCAGATgcagccgcggccgccgcagcagcaggcggcgccgcctcctcctgccgcgccgccggcgccaaagaagaagaggaatcAGCCCGGTAACCCAA ATCCTGACGCGGAGGTGATCGCGCTGTCTCCCAAGACGCTGCTGGCGACGAACCGGTTCGTGTGCGAGGTGTGCAACAAGGGTTTCCAGCGGGAGCAGAACCTGCAGCTCCACCGGCGCGGGCACAACCTGCCGTGGAAGCTGAAGCAGAAGAACCCCAAGGAGACGCGGCGGCGGGTGTACCTGTGCCCGGAGCCGACGTGCGTGCACCACGACCCGTCGAGGGCGCTCGGCGACCTCACCGGCATCAAGAAGCACTACTGCCGCAAGCACGGCGAGAAGAAGTGGAAGTGCGACAAGTGCAACAAGCGATACGCCGTGCAGTCCGACTGGAAGGCGCACTCCAAGACCTGCGGCACCAGGGAGTACAGATGCGACTGCGGCACCCTCTTCTCCAG GAGGGACAGCTTCATCACCCACCGTGCCTTCTGCGACGCACTGGCGCAGGAGAATGCAAGGGTGCCGCCCATCGGCGCCGGCATgtacggcgccggcggcatggCCTTCGGCCTCTCTGGAATGGCCGCCTCCCAGCTGCAATCCTTCCAAGACCAGGCCCACTcctcggccaccaccgccatcaGCGGCAATCCGGCGGCGCAGTTCGAACACCTCATGCCGACCTCCACCTCGTTCCGCGGCGCGcagccggcgtcgtcgtcctcctcgccgttCTACCTCGGCGGCGCTGAGGACGGCAACCAGAGCCAACCGGGACACACCTCGCTGCTCCACGGCAAGCCGGCCTTCCACGGCCTGATGCAGCTGCCGGAGCAGCACGGCCAGCCGGGGAGCAACGGCCTCCTCAACCTGGGGTTCTTCTCGGGCGCGAGCAGCGGCGGCCAGGACGCGCGCCTCGTCTTCCCGGGCCAGTTcaacggcgccgccggcgggaacggccgcggcgatggcggcgagcACGGCAACAGCAGCGCCAACACCGAGTCCGCGGCCATCTTCTCCGGGAACCTAATGGGCAACCAAATgacaggcggtggcggcggcggcttctctTCATCCTTGTACAACTCAGCTGGgaccgtcgcgccgccgcagaTGTCGGCGACAGCGCTGTTGCAGAAGGCCGCTCAGATGGGCGCGAcgtcgagcggcggcggtggcggaagcGCGAACTCTCTGCTCAAGGGGCTCGGTAGCGGCGGCGCGTTGAacgggagagctgccggagcAGCCGGGTTCATGGCCGGGGAGAGCTCGTCGAGGAGCGCTTCACAGGCCGAGAACGAGAGCCAGTTCCGGGACCTGATGAACTCGCTCGCCGCTTCCGGGAGCAGCGGCTTCCCCGGCCTGGACGACGGCAAGCCGAGCACGAGAGACttcctcggcgtcggcggcggcgtcgtgcggagcatgggcggcgcggcggggctgcCGCTGCGGCACGGCGCCGCGGGCATTGGCATGGGCTCATTGGACCCGGAAATGAAGTAG
- the LOC101765464 gene encoding protein indeterminate-domain 5, chloroplastic isoform X4, whose translation MAASAHLFGLGDAQMQPRPPQQQAAPPPPAAPPAPKKKRNQPDPDAEVIALSPKTLLATNRFVCEVCNKGFQREQNLQLHRRGHNLPWKLKQKNPKETRRRVYLCPEPTCVHHDPSRALGDLTGIKKHYCRKHGEKKWKCDKCNKRYAVQSDWKAHSKTCGTREYRCDCGTLFSRRDSFITHRAFCDALAQENARVPPIGAGMYGAGGMAFGLSGMAASQLQSFQDQAHSSATTAISGNPAAQFEHLMPTSTSFRGAQPASSSSSPFYLGGAEDGNQSQPGHTSLLHGKPAFHGLMQLPEQHGQPGSNGLLNLGFFSGASSGGQDARLVFPGQFNGAAGGNGRGDGGEHGNSSANTESAAIFSGNLMGNQMTGGGGGGFSSSLYNSAGTVAPPQMSATALLQKAAQMGATSSGGGGGSANSLLKGLGSGGALNGRAAGAAGFMAGESSSRSASQAENESQFRDLMNSLAASGSSGFPGLDDGKPSTRDFLGVGGGVVRSMGGAAGLPLRHGAAGIGMGSLDPEMK comes from the exons ATGGCGGCGTCTGCCCACCTGTTCGGACTCGGCGACGCGCAGATgcagccgcggccgccgcagcagcaggcggcgccgcctcctcctgccgcgccgccggcgccaaagaagaagaggaatcAGCCCG ATCCTGACGCGGAGGTGATCGCGCTGTCTCCCAAGACGCTGCTGGCGACGAACCGGTTCGTGTGCGAGGTGTGCAACAAGGGTTTCCAGCGGGAGCAGAACCTGCAGCTCCACCGGCGCGGGCACAACCTGCCGTGGAAGCTGAAGCAGAAGAACCCCAAGGAGACGCGGCGGCGGGTGTACCTGTGCCCGGAGCCGACGTGCGTGCACCACGACCCGTCGAGGGCGCTCGGCGACCTCACCGGCATCAAGAAGCACTACTGCCGCAAGCACGGCGAGAAGAAGTGGAAGTGCGACAAGTGCAACAAGCGATACGCCGTGCAGTCCGACTGGAAGGCGCACTCCAAGACCTGCGGCACCAGGGAGTACAGATGCGACTGCGGCACCCTCTTCTCCAG GAGGGACAGCTTCATCACCCACCGTGCCTTCTGCGACGCACTGGCGCAGGAGAATGCAAGGGTGCCGCCCATCGGCGCCGGCATgtacggcgccggcggcatggCCTTCGGCCTCTCTGGAATGGCCGCCTCCCAGCTGCAATCCTTCCAAGACCAGGCCCACTcctcggccaccaccgccatcaGCGGCAATCCGGCGGCGCAGTTCGAACACCTCATGCCGACCTCCACCTCGTTCCGCGGCGCGcagccggcgtcgtcgtcctcctcgccgttCTACCTCGGCGGCGCTGAGGACGGCAACCAGAGCCAACCGGGACACACCTCGCTGCTCCACGGCAAGCCGGCCTTCCACGGCCTGATGCAGCTGCCGGAGCAGCACGGCCAGCCGGGGAGCAACGGCCTCCTCAACCTGGGGTTCTTCTCGGGCGCGAGCAGCGGCGGCCAGGACGCGCGCCTCGTCTTCCCGGGCCAGTTcaacggcgccgccggcgggaacggccgcggcgatggcggcgagcACGGCAACAGCAGCGCCAACACCGAGTCCGCGGCCATCTTCTCCGGGAACCTAATGGGCAACCAAATgacaggcggtggcggcggcggcttctctTCATCCTTGTACAACTCAGCTGGgaccgtcgcgccgccgcagaTGTCGGCGACAGCGCTGTTGCAGAAGGCCGCTCAGATGGGCGCGAcgtcgagcggcggcggtggcggaagcGCGAACTCTCTGCTCAAGGGGCTCGGTAGCGGCGGCGCGTTGAacgggagagctgccggagcAGCCGGGTTCATGGCCGGGGAGAGCTCGTCGAGGAGCGCTTCACAGGCCGAGAACGAGAGCCAGTTCCGGGACCTGATGAACTCGCTCGCCGCTTCCGGGAGCAGCGGCTTCCCCGGCCTGGACGACGGCAAGCCGAGCACGAGAGACttcctcggcgtcggcggcggcgtcgtgcggagcatgggcggcgcggcggggctgcCGCTGCGGCACGGCGCCGCGGGCATTGGCATGGGCTCATTGGACCCGGAAATGAAGTAG
- the LOC101765464 gene encoding protein indeterminate-domain 5, chloroplastic isoform X3, translated as MAASAHLFGLGDAQMQPRPPQQQAAPPPPAAPPAPKKKRNQPEDPDAEVIALSPKTLLATNRFVCEVCNKGFQREQNLQLHRRGHNLPWKLKQKNPKETRRRVYLCPEPTCVHHDPSRALGDLTGIKKHYCRKHGEKKWKCDKCNKRYAVQSDWKAHSKTCGTREYRCDCGTLFSRRDSFITHRAFCDALAQENARVPPIGAGMYGAGGMAFGLSGMAASQLQSFQDQAHSSATTAISGNPAAQFEHLMPTSTSFRGAQPASSSSSPFYLGGAEDGNQSQPGHTSLLHGKPAFHGLMQLPEQHGQPGSNGLLNLGFFSGASSGGQDARLVFPGQFNGAAGGNGRGDGGEHGNSSANTESAAIFSGNLMGNQMTGGGGGGFSSSLYNSAGTVAPPQMSATALLQKAAQMGATSSGGGGGSANSLLKGLGSGGALNGRAAGAAGFMAGESSSRSASQAENESQFRDLMNSLAASGSSGFPGLDDGKPSTRDFLGVGGGVVRSMGGAAGLPLRHGAAGIGMGSLDPEMK; from the exons ATGGCGGCGTCTGCCCACCTGTTCGGACTCGGCGACGCGCAGATgcagccgcggccgccgcagcagcaggcggcgccgcctcctcctgccgcgccgccggcgccaaagaagaagaggaatcAGCCCG AAGATCCTGACGCGGAGGTGATCGCGCTGTCTCCCAAGACGCTGCTGGCGACGAACCGGTTCGTGTGCGAGGTGTGCAACAAGGGTTTCCAGCGGGAGCAGAACCTGCAGCTCCACCGGCGCGGGCACAACCTGCCGTGGAAGCTGAAGCAGAAGAACCCCAAGGAGACGCGGCGGCGGGTGTACCTGTGCCCGGAGCCGACGTGCGTGCACCACGACCCGTCGAGGGCGCTCGGCGACCTCACCGGCATCAAGAAGCACTACTGCCGCAAGCACGGCGAGAAGAAGTGGAAGTGCGACAAGTGCAACAAGCGATACGCCGTGCAGTCCGACTGGAAGGCGCACTCCAAGACCTGCGGCACCAGGGAGTACAGATGCGACTGCGGCACCCTCTTCTCCAG GAGGGACAGCTTCATCACCCACCGTGCCTTCTGCGACGCACTGGCGCAGGAGAATGCAAGGGTGCCGCCCATCGGCGCCGGCATgtacggcgccggcggcatggCCTTCGGCCTCTCTGGAATGGCCGCCTCCCAGCTGCAATCCTTCCAAGACCAGGCCCACTcctcggccaccaccgccatcaGCGGCAATCCGGCGGCGCAGTTCGAACACCTCATGCCGACCTCCACCTCGTTCCGCGGCGCGcagccggcgtcgtcgtcctcctcgccgttCTACCTCGGCGGCGCTGAGGACGGCAACCAGAGCCAACCGGGACACACCTCGCTGCTCCACGGCAAGCCGGCCTTCCACGGCCTGATGCAGCTGCCGGAGCAGCACGGCCAGCCGGGGAGCAACGGCCTCCTCAACCTGGGGTTCTTCTCGGGCGCGAGCAGCGGCGGCCAGGACGCGCGCCTCGTCTTCCCGGGCCAGTTcaacggcgccgccggcgggaacggccgcggcgatggcggcgagcACGGCAACAGCAGCGCCAACACCGAGTCCGCGGCCATCTTCTCCGGGAACCTAATGGGCAACCAAATgacaggcggtggcggcggcggcttctctTCATCCTTGTACAACTCAGCTGGgaccgtcgcgccgccgcagaTGTCGGCGACAGCGCTGTTGCAGAAGGCCGCTCAGATGGGCGCGAcgtcgagcggcggcggtggcggaagcGCGAACTCTCTGCTCAAGGGGCTCGGTAGCGGCGGCGCGTTGAacgggagagctgccggagcAGCCGGGTTCATGGCCGGGGAGAGCTCGTCGAGGAGCGCTTCACAGGCCGAGAACGAGAGCCAGTTCCGGGACCTGATGAACTCGCTCGCCGCTTCCGGGAGCAGCGGCTTCCCCGGCCTGGACGACGGCAAGCCGAGCACGAGAGACttcctcggcgtcggcggcggcgtcgtgcggagcatgggcggcgcggcggggctgcCGCTGCGGCACGGCGCCGCGGGCATTGGCATGGGCTCATTGGACCCGGAAATGAAGTAG
- the LOC101765464 gene encoding protein indeterminate-domain 5, chloroplastic isoform X1: MAASAHLFGLGDAQMQPRPPQQQAAPPPPAAPPAPKKKRNQPGNPKDPDAEVIALSPKTLLATNRFVCEVCNKGFQREQNLQLHRRGHNLPWKLKQKNPKETRRRVYLCPEPTCVHHDPSRALGDLTGIKKHYCRKHGEKKWKCDKCNKRYAVQSDWKAHSKTCGTREYRCDCGTLFSRRDSFITHRAFCDALAQENARVPPIGAGMYGAGGMAFGLSGMAASQLQSFQDQAHSSATTAISGNPAAQFEHLMPTSTSFRGAQPASSSSSPFYLGGAEDGNQSQPGHTSLLHGKPAFHGLMQLPEQHGQPGSNGLLNLGFFSGASSGGQDARLVFPGQFNGAAGGNGRGDGGEHGNSSANTESAAIFSGNLMGNQMTGGGGGGFSSSLYNSAGTVAPPQMSATALLQKAAQMGATSSGGGGGSANSLLKGLGSGGALNGRAAGAAGFMAGESSSRSASQAENESQFRDLMNSLAASGSSGFPGLDDGKPSTRDFLGVGGGVVRSMGGAAGLPLRHGAAGIGMGSLDPEMK, from the exons ATGGCGGCGTCTGCCCACCTGTTCGGACTCGGCGACGCGCAGATgcagccgcggccgccgcagcagcaggcggcgccgcctcctcctgccgcgccgccggcgccaaagaagaagaggaatcAGCCCGGTAACCCAA AAGATCCTGACGCGGAGGTGATCGCGCTGTCTCCCAAGACGCTGCTGGCGACGAACCGGTTCGTGTGCGAGGTGTGCAACAAGGGTTTCCAGCGGGAGCAGAACCTGCAGCTCCACCGGCGCGGGCACAACCTGCCGTGGAAGCTGAAGCAGAAGAACCCCAAGGAGACGCGGCGGCGGGTGTACCTGTGCCCGGAGCCGACGTGCGTGCACCACGACCCGTCGAGGGCGCTCGGCGACCTCACCGGCATCAAGAAGCACTACTGCCGCAAGCACGGCGAGAAGAAGTGGAAGTGCGACAAGTGCAACAAGCGATACGCCGTGCAGTCCGACTGGAAGGCGCACTCCAAGACCTGCGGCACCAGGGAGTACAGATGCGACTGCGGCACCCTCTTCTCCAG GAGGGACAGCTTCATCACCCACCGTGCCTTCTGCGACGCACTGGCGCAGGAGAATGCAAGGGTGCCGCCCATCGGCGCCGGCATgtacggcgccggcggcatggCCTTCGGCCTCTCTGGAATGGCCGCCTCCCAGCTGCAATCCTTCCAAGACCAGGCCCACTcctcggccaccaccgccatcaGCGGCAATCCGGCGGCGCAGTTCGAACACCTCATGCCGACCTCCACCTCGTTCCGCGGCGCGcagccggcgtcgtcgtcctcctcgccgttCTACCTCGGCGGCGCTGAGGACGGCAACCAGAGCCAACCGGGACACACCTCGCTGCTCCACGGCAAGCCGGCCTTCCACGGCCTGATGCAGCTGCCGGAGCAGCACGGCCAGCCGGGGAGCAACGGCCTCCTCAACCTGGGGTTCTTCTCGGGCGCGAGCAGCGGCGGCCAGGACGCGCGCCTCGTCTTCCCGGGCCAGTTcaacggcgccgccggcgggaacggccgcggcgatggcggcgagcACGGCAACAGCAGCGCCAACACCGAGTCCGCGGCCATCTTCTCCGGGAACCTAATGGGCAACCAAATgacaggcggtggcggcggcggcttctctTCATCCTTGTACAACTCAGCTGGgaccgtcgcgccgccgcagaTGTCGGCGACAGCGCTGTTGCAGAAGGCCGCTCAGATGGGCGCGAcgtcgagcggcggcggtggcggaagcGCGAACTCTCTGCTCAAGGGGCTCGGTAGCGGCGGCGCGTTGAacgggagagctgccggagcAGCCGGGTTCATGGCCGGGGAGAGCTCGTCGAGGAGCGCTTCACAGGCCGAGAACGAGAGCCAGTTCCGGGACCTGATGAACTCGCTCGCCGCTTCCGGGAGCAGCGGCTTCCCCGGCCTGGACGACGGCAAGCCGAGCACGAGAGACttcctcggcgtcggcggcggcgtcgtgcggagcatgggcggcgcggcggggctgcCGCTGCGGCACGGCGCCGCGGGCATTGGCATGGGCTCATTGGACCCGGAAATGAAGTAG